CTGGTACAGCAAGGTATTCAATCCTCATGCTCACTTTGCAAAGTCGCTCGGATACAACGTTTCCGCCTGCTGTTCGTCTGATAATGAGCCAGATCTCTCGGCTGAAAAAGATCATCAATAGGACAAATCCAATGATAAAATACTTTCTTATAGAAATTCATGCTAGAATATATACGGCAAATCCCACTATAGACTAATCGCTGCCCCAACTACATATTTAAACTATAGGTAACTAGGTACTTGACCGCTACGTACCTAGGCATATCCACCACTAAAAACTGGTCACTAAGGCTATGTTGTTTTTAAAGTGCAGACTAGAAGTAAATAGAACAATGGGAAATCCGCCTTGGCAAGTATTCTAACCATTGCTGCGATTCTTGCGCACGTAATTGTCATCTGTAGCCTTTAATACCACTGAGGCAGCATGCGCTGTTTTTCAATCCATCAGGCAGCTGTGGCGCCCTGCCAAGAAAGCAGCGTTTCTGAGGAACCCTAGTCTCCGGCAGCGGAGCAACAGTATCAGCCACTGAACATTAttacaagcagcagccatgtAGACCTAGAAAGTGTGTCCAACAGTCCGTAGCCCGTTCGAAATAAATCTGTGTATATACAGATGAATGAAATAGTTAAATAAAGACCTTAGTTCTGTGATTGAAAAGTCGGGGCAGGCCTCTTATGCATACACAGCACAGCCAGATGATCCACACAAACAAGGcaggctacatgtagctgTTCCCTGATTTGGCCTGCATTGATACGCCCCGAATACGCTTAGAATACGCCATATGGGAGTCGCTCGCATAAGCTGTTCTTATACGCTCCCCATACGCCATCCAAATCAATACCAAGAGCTATAGCTTCTCAGGACCACCTATAATAAGAGTTAATTGCAATGAAAGGCTTAGGACGTAACTTCAAACTCGTCAAGTTACGATCGTTAGTTGTCCTCTTTATTTGTCATTTGCTTACAACTGTCGTATGTAGCAAAATTATACGCTCATCCGCTCTGTTCAACTTCTTGTTATAAATACAGCAGATTGGATCCCAACCAAGGACTAAAAGATGGCCATCATAGAGCACCACGTAGCTCACCTCCCTTCTCTATCGCCGGATTACGCAAAATGAAGCTATTGCTCGCTCTATGCGCGATTGCGCAATCTTTCCAGCCTGCTCTAGCAGCAGACTCGGTCGATACTTGTGATGCCTTTTGCCAAGGTCTTGCGCAAACGGCTGTCACGTTCGAGCGTTCACAATTTGCTGATCCTGATCGTACCTTTTACAAGGTCCCCTCAAACTTCTCGAGAAATCTCGCTCCCGGAACGATCCTCGCTGTCGAGCATGCCACAGATTTGTCCAACTATCTCGTTCCCTCCAGCTTGAGCATGTCGCGAATTATCTACACGTCAACTGACCTCAACGGGACAATCCAACCCACGTCTGCTTACATTCTTTGGCCGTATATGAAGCCCGCTCGCTCCGGATTCTCTGCAGTGGCATGGGCGCATGGCACATCTGGCAACTTTGCGCCATGTGCACCGTCAAACTACCGCACTTTGCAATATGAGTTCATGGTGCCTTTTGCCCTTGCAATGCAGGGAATTGCTGTGATTGCGCCAGATTACGTCGGACTGGGTATCGGTTCGCTCCCAGATGGAACTCCTATCCCACATCAATACATTGCTTCTCCTGCGCAAGCCAACGATTTGGCAAACGCCGTCATCGCCGCACGATCCGCGTTCCCTGAGAGCTTGGCAGCTAATGGTCCCTTCGTTGTTGCTGGTCATTCCCAGGGCGGAGCCGTTTCATGGGCTTATGCCGAGCGCCAGGCCAAACATCCTGTTCCTGGTTACAAAGGCACGCTTGCAATCGCACCCGGCCTCCGCTCAATTACATGGTTGAAAGCTGCGCTCGCTCAACTCGCCGCGGGTGCGCTCTCGCCTTCATACGCCGTGTTAGTCAGTATTCAGAACAAGCTCATCGAGGGTGTCACTGCGGTTTATCCTGCATACAACTATAGCGGTCTAACAGCCGCGAGCTATGATGTCTGGAAGAACGGCGTTGAGAAAGTCCAGGGTTGCTTGGCGACCGACACCTATGTGCAAAGCGCTCTACTGCAGAATGGTAACTTGACGCTTGATGAGCTTGCCCGCCTCGATTGGCCAGAAGACCCGATCGTGCAAGAGTTCACGAACAGGACGAATATTGGAGGCAGAAAATTCGCAGGGCCTCTTCTGGTACTAGTAGGGGAGATAGACTCAACAATCCCATCGGAGTTAATCGAGGAAGTGGTCGACGAAACGTGCAAGCTATCTGAGAAGTCATATGACAATGAAGAACTGCATTTCATGAGTTTTGGTCAAATGAATCACTTTCCGCTGATCCAAGCAAGTCAGCACGTTTGGATGGACTGGATCAAAGATCGCTTGTCATCTGGGCCGAAGAACGACAGGAAACTCGCAAAGCCAAAGTGTAAAAAAACAGTAGTTCCTGGGTTCCGGACTAATTCAACCGTGCAATCAATCACTCCGAACTGGTTAGTTGCTGCCGCCGACCCTTCCAAGGAGTGGGAATACTCTTTCTAGTTATAGATATATTAATTACCTAGCTGAGGACTATTATGGATATCAGATATTTAGAGGAGTATGTGTGTTATTTGGACCTTTATTCCATTGCTATTAATAAACTACTATTCAATTACCTTGGCAGCCGCTATGGAGAGGCCGGTGGTCCGATCAATTGTATATTTTATCTACGTACTATGCTACACTATCGTCGGCAAGGAAGGACGATTTGAATACCGTATTGTACGTCAGAACTGCTCCTGAGGGCTTATGCAGGCTGGGCATCACGAATGTCGTAATGATTTGTTGAAAGCGTATTATAGTCAGGGTCAGATTCCGAGTATTAGTGGTATGGGTAAGTAGTGGTACCACTCTAGCGTAGAAGCAGGGTATTCGCATTGGAAGTTAACAGGTGAGAGTAAACTGTGGTCAATTAGTTTACCTTTCAATATTTAATACAAGTTTGGTAACATACAGCATGCTTTTCAAGTTTAATGTatgtgatttcttttttctcatccGCCGACTCCACGTTCAAGTACCAGGTCCAAAGGTACAGAAGGTCGTGACGGTTCGTCCTTGACGGCAAACTTCGACTTCGATCGTATAGCGGCGCCGTATCTGTAGAATATAaacggcatcggcatcagtAATACACCAACAGCCCCGATAAGTGACGCAGCACCGCCCACACCAAGTGCATTAAACATGTAGTCTGTGAACAATGGAGACGCAGCCGCACAGGCGGAACGCAAGACCGTGTTTGCCGCCAGCGCAGACGCAGCATATGCTGTGTATGTGTCAACAATGTAGTTGATAAAGACGAcaaagatgaggaggatggaCATGGCGAGAAAAGTGCCCGCCACTGTTGGCACAGCCCAGTGTTCAGAGTTGTACTCTGCCGTCCAACCAAACCAGAATATTGTCACAACAAACATGATACCACCGACTATGGCGCCAGGTAGGCGATCCTCTGGGACATGGGACGTCTTCTTCTGATCACAGCCACCGCGTTGAATTCGCGTGCTATGAATGAATAGGGCGATGCCGCCGAGGCAGGCCCCGATCACTACGcccagcaatggcaattcGCCATCACCAGCGTTCCACCCGCGCTTTTGCTGGAACACAATAGGATATATGCTAAAGAGCATGTAGAGTAGCGTATAGACAATTGAGTAGTAGACCGCGACGAAGAAGCTAATTGGGTCCAGTAGCAATCTCCAAGGCCTAGTGAGATCGCGCCTGAAGATGGCAGCCAGCGAGCGATCTATGCTCTCGACAGGTGCCTTTATATCTTCTCTACGAGTCGTCTTCCGTAGAAGCCGAGCCTTTCCGCGCAGAGCCATCGCGGGAAGCGTCTCAGGGATGGTATAGAGTAGCAATATTGTGGGGGCAGCCATCCAAATCAACACGTAGAACGTCCATCGCCAGGTTTTGGTCAGTTGCAGGAATCCGCTAACTATTGGGCCAAGTGCAGGGCCGACAAAAGTCATTGTAGCAAAGAGGATCATTGCGTTGCCACGCTGTACGGGATTCCATATATCAGCGAGAACGCCAGGCGCATTCGTCAGCGCGGCACTGGCTGCTGTTCCAGTGAGGAAGCGGCCGACCAGAAGCCCCGCAAATGTAGGAGTAAAGGCGCAGAGAAAGCCGAATGCAAAGTAAAGGGTGAAAGAAATACAAAAGATGTTGCGACGGCCGTAGAACTCTGATAAGGGGGCCCAGAAGAGCGGACCGGCGCAGTAGCCtagaaggaagagagtggTAACTAAGCCGATCACCTCCACCGAGACATTGAGGTCGTCGCTGATGCCCTGGAAAGACCCAGAGGGCGCCGAGGAGGCAAAAGTTGCATTCATGACGAGAGAAATGGCGATGGCAGTGATGTAGCATTTCCGTGAGAACGAATAGTTATATGGGTTGTCGGGATCGCCTGGACCAAACTTGAGATGGTAGTTATCGTCAAAGACGAGATTGTCAGTGTGTCGAACAGACCCCATCCTAGACAGAAAGACAGTGATATGTTAATAAAACACGAGAGGCGTGATACTTTGCTGGGCAGCTAATCTGTCTTATAAAATCCGGAGAAGCTTCAGTGACAGTTCTAAACGGCTTCAATTGAAGGCAGCTACAAGCCCAGACTTTGAATCTCCCATAACAACCGAAACAGGAATACGCATGTGTGTCATTGGCGTTGGTTGGCGTTAGCCGCTAAGTTGATTACTGCATTTGGTAATTTCTTACTCGGATGTCCTCGGATTGGCCCGCCTTGTTTCGGGACATTGACCTAGGAATCGGAGGTCTCTGTCCAAATACGGCAACTTTGCATCAGTCCGAGCCGTGTGCTACCCGGAAGGGTCTTGAATCCGCAGATAATAAAACCGCAGCAAGACGTCTTGACATGAGAGCTGCTTTTAGGAGTACAAAGCGCCTTATAATCGAGAAACAGGCTTATTCGAGAAGCATTAATATCTCTTTTGTCACCGAGCACTCTTTTTTCCA
This portion of the Trichoderma atroviride chromosome 6, complete sequence genome encodes:
- a CDS encoding uncharacterized protein (EggNog:ENOG41~SECRETED:SignalP(1-19)), whose amino-acid sequence is MKLLLALCAIAQSFQPALAADSVDTCDAFCQGLAQTAVTFERSQFADPDRTFYKVPSNFSRNLAPGTILAVEHATDLSNYLVPSSLSMSRIIYTSTDLNGTIQPTSAYILWPYMKPARSGFSAVAWAHGTSGNFAPCAPSNYRTLQYEFMVPFALAMQGIAVIAPDYVGLGIGSLPDGTPIPHQYIASPAQANDLANAVIAARSAFPESLAANGPFVVAGHSQGGAVSWAYAERQAKHPVPGYKGTLAIAPGLRSITWLKAALAQLAAGALSPSYAVLVSIQNKLIEGVTAVYPAYNYSGLTAASYDVWKNGVEKVQGCLATDTYVQSALLQNGNLTLDELARLDWPEDPIVQEFTNRTNIGGRKFAGPLLVLVGEIDSTIPSELIEEVVDETCKLSEKSYDNEELHFMSFGQMNHFPLIQASQHVWMDWIKDRLSSGPKNDRKLAKPKCKKTVVPGFRTNSTVQSITPNWLVAAADPSKEWEYSF
- a CDS encoding uncharacterized protein (EggNog:ENOG41~TransMembrane:12 (i37-54o74-93i105-124o130-151i163-187o193-212i262-286o306-326i347-368o380-401i408-430o436-461i)), whose translation is MGSVRHTDNLVFDDNYHLKFGPGDPDNPYNYSFSRKCYITAIAISLVMNATFASSAPSGSFQGISDDLNVSVEVIGLVTTLFLLGYCAGPLFWAPLSEFYGRRNIFCISFTLYFAFGFLCAFTPTFAGLLVGRFLTGTAASAALTNAPGVLADIWNPVQRGNAMILFATMTFVGPALGPIVSGFLQLTKTWRWTFYVLIWMAAPTILLLYTIPETLPAMALRGKARLLRKTTRREDIKAPVESIDRSLAAIFRRDLTRPWRLLLDPISFFVAVYYSIVYTLLYMLFSIYPIVFQQKRGWNAGDGELPLLGVVIGACLGGIALFIHSTRIQRGGCDQKKTSHVPEDRLPGAIVGGIMFVVTIFWFGWTAEYNSEHWAVPTVAGTFLAMSILLIFVVFINYIVDTYTAYAASALAANTVLRSACAAASPLFTDYMFNALGVGGAASLIGAVGVLLMPMPFIFYRYGAAIRSKSKFAVKDEPSRPSVPLDLVLERGVGG